The region CAGGTCAGCACCTTCACGAGTACGCACAGCGACAGTCTGCATCTCGACTTCCCGATCTCCGATAACCAAGAGAAAAGGAACCTTGAGCAAAGTATGCTCGCGGATTTTAAAGCCGATCTTTTCATTTCTCAAGTCAGACTTGGCACGAAATCCGCTTTCGTTGAGAGTTTTTTCAACTTCAGAGGCAAAATCAGCCTGTTTATCAGTGATATTCATAATCACTGCCTGGGTCGGAGCCAGCCACGCAGGGAATGCACCCTCGTAGTGTTCAATCAAAATTCCGACAAAACGCTCGAAGGAACCCAGTATCGCCCGGTGCAACATCACCGGATGCTTGCGACTGTTGTCTTCGGAGACGTATTCGGCTCCCAAACGGACAGGCAGGTTAAAATCGAGCTGCAAGGTACCACATTGCCAGACACGGCCGAGGCAATCTTTCAGCGAGAACTCGATTTTCGGACCGTAGAACGCACCTTCGCCTGGCTGTAAATCATACGGCAGGCCAGCGCTATCAAGGGCTGCAGCCAAGGCAGCTTCTGCGCGATCCCATAATTCATCAGAACCCACGCGTTTTTCCGGACGAGTGGACAGCTTCATCTCGACGTCTTTAAAGCCGAAATCGGCATAAACGTCCATGGTCAGCTTGATAAACGCAGCAGATTCAGCCTGCATTTGCTCTTCTGTGCAGAAGATATGGGCATCGTCCTGCGTAAACGCACGCACCCGCATGATGCCGTGCAACGCACCCGACGGTTCATTGCGGTGGCAAGCACCGAATTCGGCCAAGCGCATTGGCAGCTCGCGATAACTTTTCAGGCCTTGATTGAACACTTGCACGTGACAAGGGCAGTTCATTGGCTTGATGGCGTAGTCGCGATTTTCCGACTGCGTGGTGAACATGTTGTCGGCATAGTTGGCCCAGTGCCCGGATTTCTCCCAAAGGCTGCGGTCAACGACTTGCGGAGTTTTGATCTCCAGATAGCCATTGTCTCGCTGAACCTTACGCATATATTGCTCAAGCACTTGATACAGAGTCCAGCCGTTAGGGTGCCAGAACACCATACCCGGCGCCTCTTCCTGGGTATGAAACAGGCCCAGTCGTTTGCCAATTTTGCGGTGATCACGCTTTTCAGCTTCTTCAATGCGCTGAACGTAAGCCGCCAACTGCTTCTTGTCTGCCCAAGCGGTGCCGTAAACGCGCTGCAATTGCTCGTTCTTGGCATCGCCACGCCAGTAGGCTCCAGACAGCTTCGTCAGTTTGAAGGATTTCAGGAAGCGAGTGTTCGGCACGTGCGGACCGCGGCACATGTCGACGTATTCTTCGTGATAGTAAAGGCCCATGGCCTGCTCATTTGGCATGTCATCGACCAGGCGTAACTTGTAGTCTTCGCCTCGCGCCTTGAACACTTCAATTACTTCCGCGCGCGGTGTGATCTTCTTGATCACGTCGTAGTCTTTTTCGATCAGCTGCTGCATGCGCTGTTCGATAGCGGCCATGTCGTCCGGAGTAAACGGACGTTCGAAGGCGATGTCGTAATAGAAACCTTCGTCGATAACCGGACCAATGACCATCCTAGCAGTCGGATACAGTTGTTTGACCGCATGACCGACCAGGTGAGCGCAAGAGTGGCGAATGATCTCCAGCCCCTCTTCATCCTTTGGCGTAATAATTTGCAGCGTGGAATCACTGTCAATAAGGTCGCTGGCGTCCACCAGCTTACCATTGACCTTGCCTGCTACAGTGGCCTTGGCCAGGCCTGCACCAATGGATGCGGCGACCTCGGCTACGGAAACCGGGTGATCGAATGTACGTTGACTGCCGTCGGGAAGAGT is a window of Pseudomonas sp. DC1.2 DNA encoding:
- the thrS gene encoding threonine--tRNA ligase, producing the protein MPTITLPDGSQRTFDHPVSVAEVAASIGAGLAKATVAGKVNGKLVDASDLIDSDSTLQIITPKDEEGLEIIRHSCAHLVGHAVKQLYPTARMVIGPVIDEGFYYDIAFERPFTPDDMAAIEQRMQQLIEKDYDVIKKITPRAEVIEVFKARGEDYKLRLVDDMPNEQAMGLYYHEEYVDMCRGPHVPNTRFLKSFKLTKLSGAYWRGDAKNEQLQRVYGTAWADKKQLAAYVQRIEEAEKRDHRKIGKRLGLFHTQEEAPGMVFWHPNGWTLYQVLEQYMRKVQRDNGYLEIKTPQVVDRSLWEKSGHWANYADNMFTTQSENRDYAIKPMNCPCHVQVFNQGLKSYRELPMRLAEFGACHRNEPSGALHGIMRVRAFTQDDAHIFCTEEQMQAESAAFIKLTMDVYADFGFKDVEMKLSTRPEKRVGSDELWDRAEAALAAALDSAGLPYDLQPGEGAFYGPKIEFSLKDCLGRVWQCGTLQLDFNLPVRLGAEYVSEDNSRKHPVMLHRAILGSFERFVGILIEHYEGAFPAWLAPTQAVIMNITDKQADFASEVEKTLNESGFRAKSDLRNEKIGFKIREHTLLKVPFLLVIGDREVEMQTVAVRTREGADLGSMPVAQFAEFLAQAVSRRGRPDSE